CCCGACAGCCATCCCATAGGCACCACCTACCCCAGGTGCACACCTGGAAGCCATCAGACTCTATGTGATATATAAACCCTAACCCTGCACCTGTCCCTTTGCAGGCTCCATCTGCGAGCCTGTGGAGGTGGAGATGTGCCTGGGGCTGGGTTACAATGCCACCTCCTTCCCCAACATCTGGCTGGCCATCCCGGACCAGGCAGGGGCCGCCGAGGTGCTGCAGGACTACCAggtgagctgctgggctgcggGTGGGTGCTCTGCACcatgctgtgctcactgcttcTCTCCTTGCAGACGCTGATGGAGCTCGCCTGCTACCAGCACCTCCGCCTGCTCATCTGCAGCCTCTTTGTGCCCAAGTGCACGCCGGATGGGGGTGTCCTGCAGCCCTGCCGTGCTgtctgcctggctgctgagctgcGCTGCCAGCACTCCCTGGGTCTCCTCGGCATCCTCTGGCCCATCAACTGCAACATCCTGCCTGACTCCAACGACCCCGTGGAGTGCTTCCAGCCCTGAGACGGAGAGGAAATAGGAGTGGGGGCTGCGAAAGAGCCCCAAAcctcccttctgctccagctgtgaGGTGTCCTGCCCTGAGGCCTGCCAgtttgctctgtgctcagctcagTGCCCAGATGCCATGGGCTTTTTGCAGGACTGAGTTCCCGGAGAGGGACTCTGAgccctcagcagcagagctgttaaTGCTCCGTGAATGGAACAGGGCTTGGCCAGGGTGAGCCAGGCTGCAGGCTGTCCCCCAGAGCCAGCAGAATAAAGAATGTGAGCAGCTGATGAAGTGATGGAGCAGGAGGTGTGTTTGGGGAGGGTCTGTGTGTGGGTCCCACCAGATTATATCGGGGAAATGGAGGCATGGGCTAAGAGAGGGAAGACAGGAGTGTGGGCAGGACTAACAGGGCACAGGACTGTCCCAGTTGCAGGGAGGACATGGGCTGCTTGTTGTGCCCTCAATGGGATGGGGGACCCCAGGGAGATGGATGGGTCTTGGAGAGTGTCATGCAGGCAGCTCCACGGTGCAGGGAGCAGAACTCACTCCAACCAGGGCTCTGCCCTTGCTGGCCATGCTGGCACCAGGCCACCCCCCTGGCCACAGCCTGGCAACACCCTGTGGCCACAAACCAGCTCCAAGCTGGCCAAAGCCAACAGCCCCTTCACACCTGGGGGAGAGCAGCCAGGCACTATTCAAGCACCCAGCTTTTGGGTATGTGGGCGAGGAAGGCTCAGCCAGCAGCGTCACCTTCACCACTGCACCCGGCAGCATCCCTTGGATGCACTCGGTGCTGGAACAGATTCAAGGAGAGCTGGGAGTGCCTTGCAAAACCCAGCACCATCCCAGCGTTGTTGCATGCTTGCAGTCTCCCCGCCTGCTGCCTGCACCTGCAGCCTGGTGCATCCATGCAGCACCACGCCTGCACCCTCTGCAGcccccacgggtgctcccagCGCTGACACTGCCACACTGTGTGTGCCTCACTGTCCCTCTTGCCTTATCCCTTCTGCCAGGGACAAAGCACCAGCCAGGGCATCTCACACCTCTAGGgctccctctcccttctccaactctgctcctttcctttctctctctctgctttccctctgttttctctcGTGTTCCCCATTCCATCACGCTGTCCTGCTGCCCAGATGCCTTCAGCGCTGATGATTCTCATCCCACGCCTCCCCTCGCCCCGCTGGGCTGTTTGTCTGGCTCTCCCTTCCCCCTGCTTACAGCGCTTCCGACAACGCgggattatttttcttttttccccttgtcttgtaGCTTTTGGCTCCCGGGGCCCGTGATTTCCTTTGGAGTTTGGGAGGAGAGacgtggggaggaggggggggtggaGAGGCAGCCTCTCCTCGGGCCTTCGTCAGAGTGAAGCGGTCAGGAAGAGCCGCAGCCATCCCAGCGGAGCGCAGCGGGCCGTGGGGACAGGAGCTGAGGGACCACGGTGAGTGGGGGGGCACAGACACAATGGGGTCCCAACTCCGGCGATGGGGCAGAGAGGAGCcacatttctcctccttttcctctttgctgcaGCCGTCGCGTccaggagaggggaaagagagagactTTATGAGGGCAAGGCCACGGGGAAagggctgggggctgcgctGGGGATGGGAGGGCCGTTGGGTGGTCCCAGCACCGGGGTGGTCCCAGCACGACCCCATGCGATGCCGCAGCCCTGGATGGCTGTATGCGGGGAGCCGGGTGGCTCGGAGCAGGGAGCCGGCCGTGGGGATGCTGCCAAGGGCAGGGCCACGATGCAACTGCAGCTCCCGAGCTGCCGCCCAGCCGTGCACTGCTGTCTGCTGAAACCACAGCCCACGCACGGTGTCACCCGTGGGCAtcctgccagcagtgcccaccCGGCACCCAGAACCCAACACACAGCCGCTGCCGGCACGTGTGCGCTGCCACTGCCTCCCCTGCGTGGTCCCCTCCTGTTTCTGGCACCGGCATCGCCGCGGTTTGGGTGGGCGATGGGGATGTTGCAGCAGGTGCGGGCAGCGCCTGCCAAAAAGGCAAGTGGGAGAGAGTTGAGGGCAGCTGCGGGGTGCCAGCCTTCTGAACTGGTGCCCACGGGACCGTAACCTGTGTCCTgtgccccctcccagcccctgcaTGGCAGACGAGATgaagcagctcttcctcctcttcctcctcggGCTtatcagcagctctgtgcagattGAAGACAACAAGATCCCCAGGCAGTGCTCAGGACAGCCGGGCATCCCAGGCACCCCAGGCTTGCACGGGGGCCAGGGTCTGCCAGGCAGAGATGGACGTGATGGCCGGGATGGGGCGATGGGGATGCCGGGCGAGAAGGGCGAGATGGGCCCACCTGGTAAGTAAGGGGTCATGTCAGTAAGGGACCCTCTCCATGGGAATGAGCTTGTGTCTGAACACCGGCACAGCCCTATATtgccaagctgggaggaaagccCACAAAAATACCCCTTTTGTGCGCCACCACCCTTCTTCTCCTGCATGGATGACCCTCCAAGACTCAGCAGCTTGCTGCCATCGGCACCGCTGcgtttctcccttccttccacctcCTGCTTCAGGAACCCCAATGTGGGTGCAACATCCATTCCTTGGCTCCTGGGGGTTGATCTCCTGCCCTTGTGGGGTATGCTGCATCCCCAGACAGAGTGGCAGCACCCATGGGATGCTGAAGCCCCCTGGGATGGGCCTGGGCAGCTGGGATTCCCAGGCTGGGAATTTGGATGGCAGGGGTTGTGTTGGGGACAGCAGCTTCAAGGTTACACTGTCCCCTCTGTGCTCCCTCCAGGAGCTCCCGGACCCCGTGGGGAGACAGGCAGCCCCGGCGTGGATGGCGTGCACGGCGAGAAGGGGGCACAGGGTGAGTGTGCAGTGGCCCCCCGCTCTGCCTTCAGCGCCAAGCGCTCTGAGTCGCGCAGCCCACCACTGGCCGACCAACCCATCCGCTTCGACGTGGTCCTGGTCAATGAGCAGGGCCACTACGACCCCACCACTGGCAAGTTCACCTGCGAGGTGCCCGGCCTCTACTACTTCGCCGTCCATGCCACTGTCTACCGTGCCAGCCTGCAGTTTGATATCATGAAGAATGGGCACTCCATCGCCTCCTTCTTCCAGTACTACGGGAACTGGCCCAAGCCCACCTCGCTCTCGGGGGGGGCCCTGGTTCGCCTGGAGCCCGAGGATGAGGTGTGGGTGCAGGTGGGAGTCGGGGACTACATCGGCTTCTACGCCAGCGTGAAGACAGACAGCACCTTCACCGGCTTCCTCGTCTACTCCTACTGGCACAACTCCGCCGTCTTCGCCTGAGCGtgaggctggggatggggaccccaTGGGCACCCCTTGGGGATGGGATCTGGTCATATGGGAGCCAGGATGCTCAGCAtcctccccctgccctgctgaggctTCATCACCTCGTGCCCCACGCAGCGCTGTGCCAGAGCTAAGCATGATCGTGGGCACCCGGCTTTGGGGCTCTATGCCTATGCCGGGGAGCTGCAGTGACCTGATGGCCGCATTGTCCCTATGCACGCAGCATCCCCCCGGCCAGCTTTTCCCTTCGGGCTGCCTGGCCGCTGGCACGGCGAGGGGCCCGTCCTGCCACCCCCTGCCATGTCCCATGGTGGGCGGCCAATCCTGCCCGTGTCACCGGTGTCCCCGTCCTTGTCCCTGTCCTCCAGCCGTCCCTCTCCTCCTTCACCCGCAATAAAGGGGTCTTCATCCCTGCGTCTGCCGCTGTTTGGCCCTGCCGGAGTGTCCGAGGGGGGGCTGGGACCACTCGGGGGGGGCTGCACGGAGGGATGCCGGCTCGCAGCGCGGGGGACAGGAcgccagcaggcagcacagccagcgGGAAGCCGCTAGGTGGAAGCATCGGCATCTCTTTGCTTCCTCCTCCCCGTGAGCCTTCCCCTAAATCATcgaggggaggggatgggatggggcgGGGTTCACTGCTCAGACCCCCGATCTCGGCTCCATGCAGTGCGCAGCGTTGCGTCCGGGGGTCGCGTCCCCGCGTGGACCCCCCCGGTGTCATGGGGCAGTTTGGGGACCCCGACCGGGCTGGGGACACGGAGGTTGGGGGAGGAGGAATtgttgccccccccccccacaccgtGTCCAGGACTTCGGGAGCTCGCCAGCCCTCTCCCATCCCGGGATGCAGTGTGAGAGCAGTGATCCGCCTGGGGGAAATGTCCCTATTTTTAGCCATGGAACGAAGAGCTTCCTCATTCCTGCCCAAAATAGGTCCTGCGGGGATAGGGGACGAGCAGGGAGGGGGCTTTTGGCTGGGGGCCGAACTCCTTCACCCAGCAGCCGTGCTGCCCATCAggctggggacagcaggacGAGCCACCCCGCGGTGAGATCAGCGACCCCTACAGACCTCGGGACCACGCAGGGGCCCGGAGCCAAGTGCAGCATCGCTGCACATCACACCtgggcacacagagcacagcagtgcccgggaccacccacagccccacaaggACTTACAGAAGCTATGGGGCCAGGGGTGAGGGCTCGCTCCCCAtgggagccctgcagctccctcccagctgcagccgCAGGGTCACATTGCAGCGGAAGCGGCTGTTTGGGTTGAAGATGGCTTTTTCTgtaagcagagctgctcagggaTAAACAACGTGGCAGAGCAGATCGATGGTCGGAACTGTCTATtctgggaggaggaaaatggCTTTTCTTGGGATGAGGCCAGGAGAGGTgtgggggggggctgggagcATCCTCCAGGCCCTATCATGATGcggggagcagcagctctgggctctgctctcCTTGGGATGCCCTTTCTCTCCTCGGTGCTttgtatggggtcagtgggggacTGCTGGGACCCCCCCCTGAGCAACATAGgggtgctggcagctgccaagggagaaggacagggaggggataAGGTTATGGGAAGCCACAAGAGGCTTTGGTTTGTGGCAATACCTCACAGCTCCTaatgagctccagcagctgccccctGAGGAAGGAGTGGCCACAGCCCCTATTCCAGCTGCACCCAGATTGGGGAGGGACCACCACCCCTTTGGCGAGCAGGAGGGTGAAGCCACTATAAGAGCGGGGTGAGCAGATAGATCTTGTTGTGCATCTGACAGAGGTGGCAGCTagaacagaaatgtttatttaattaaaaagaagaattaGTGCTGGCAGCCCTTCCTAGAGCAGCAAACTGCTTCTTGGCCACAGTAAGGTCACAGTCTCCAGCTGAAGGCTTGGacccccagcagggctggggctgcagcaagAGTCCGGGGCTGCCACGTGCAGCTTGCAAGAGGTGTTGGCTGTGTGTGTGCGCCCTGAGGTTGCAGAGGAGGTGAAGATGCCAAGTGGATCGATCGTCACTGAGATCTTGCAGCACCAAGAGCCCAAACCTTCAACTGCAGGAGCAGAATATGGAAATGCCCTCCGTGGCAAAGGCTGTGCTGGTGACTCCTGACTGAGCTGGTAAGGAGAAGTTCAGCTTGGGGGAGGGGACGGGGGCTGTCCTCAATCAGGGGAGGATGAGGTGGGCAAGCAAAGGGCTCAAGTGTGCAACCAGAGCTGAGGAGGGGTCCATCCAGCTCATGCACACAGGTAAGGCAATGCCCACACCAGCACTGTGCATGAGCTCTcgtggctgtgctgggaaatGGGCCCCTGTTGGGGTATCCAGAGTGCCTGTACAGCAGTGTGAGGACAAACAGGAGGGATCTGTGGGCTCTGCACACTTTGGGGACTGCGGTCTTATTGGGGTGATGGCAGCCATGGCACTGTTCCTTGTGGGAATGGGAACCACCTCGATATCTGGCAATAGGTCACAGCAGCAGGTGGCTGAGGAGCAGTGCTCAGCTGTGTGCCCCTACAAACCATGCCAGAGGAGCTGAAAGAAGGGGGCAAGACCAAAGGAGGATCCAGCTGAGggcttcaggagagcagacaCAGGCTTTGGGGATCTGCATGGGAGAATCCCACGTCCTGGTGAGCAGAAGGGGACCAACAGGACCAGGGATCACCTCCTCCCGGCTCAAGCGATGTTTCCATCTGCATCCCAATGAGAGGGAAAccctgcagaggcagcagggagTTTCCATTCATGACAATacccacagcccagctgagcacagccccacgCAGTGTGCTCTGAGCCGCTAATGAAGGAGCGAAGCTGGTGTCTGGGAGCAGCCCAAAGGCCCCCCATGGTTCTGCTGCTGATCATCACCTGCTCCCTCCCCATCGGCCGGGGGCTGTGAGCTGCTCCGCAGTGCGTGTCTGTCACGCCAGCTCCCTGCTGTCACACAGGCAATGGCAGCTCATTAGGGCTGGGATGTTGCAGCTGGGCAGACAAAGGGATGCCAGGGATTTTCCCAAGGCCTGAGGCATGCTTCAGTTCCAGCAAGCTGTCAGCACCCCCCACCTCAGTGCTTTCAAGTGGGGGTAACCCAGCAGCATCACACTGCTCCCACCCTGGTAGAAGGGAATGCACCCAGGACCTCAGACCTTGTGCCCATGACGGGTCTGTGAGCattgctgcagccccacaccagcTCCATGGTGTTGGAGAAATATCAGGACACTGCGGGCTGCATTCAGCCAGGGGATGGTTGCATTTTCCTCTTGTAATTGCTTGCTGCATGTGAGCCAAGTGCCATCAGAACAGCTCCCAGGGGAAGGCTGTGTCCTCTACATCCTGTTCTCACTTGACCACAGTGGGGTGATGTGGCTGTGTGCATCTCTACATCCTCTTCTTGGATGCTCGTTGCACGGGGCATCCTCCTGCCAAgtcccccccagcccacctcagCTCCCTGAGGACGTGGGTGAaggctgtgcctcagtttcccctgctgcagctggcccCCTGCACGGCTTGGCAGCCCCATGCTGCCACTGTGCCTGGCTGAACTatgctcctgcagcctgcctgcaaTCCCCCTGCATGACTTTCAGCCAGAATGTGAGGGCTTCCTCATTAAAATTAGTTTGTTCACTGGCATAGCCCTGCCAAGGCAGGTGAGTTCAGGGTAGGGTGAGCCAAAACTCCTGAGGTCTTTGCCCATCGGGG
The sequence above is drawn from the Gallus gallus isolate bGalGal1 chromosome 24, bGalGal1.mat.broiler.GRCg7b, whole genome shotgun sequence genome and encodes:
- the C1QTNF5 gene encoding complement C1q tumor necrosis factor-related protein 5; the encoded protein is MADEMKQLFLLFLLGLISSSVQIEDNKIPRQCSGQPGIPGTPGLHGGQGLPGRDGRDGRDGAMGMPGEKGEMGPPGAPGPRGETGSPGVDGVHGEKGAQGECAVAPRSAFSAKRSESRSPPLADQPIRFDVVLVNEQGHYDPTTGKFTCEVPGLYYFAVHATVYRASLQFDIMKNGHSIASFFQYYGNWPKPTSLSGGALVRLEPEDEVWVQVGVGDYIGFYASVKTDSTFTGFLVYSYWHNSAVFA